The genomic region ATCGTTCGCTGATAATTACGGCGGACGGACGATCGAGTACGACGACATCGATCGGTCACTCGTTGATGGAATCCAGATGACTGGGATAAACTAATTGACTTTTCTCATAGTGGAGATAATGAGAACCACACAGGTTCTACTCAAAGAATCTGACACGGTTGATCAGGAGCTAGAAGCCTTTTGTCCGGCAAAATCGTAGCTATTACACACGCGATGGCAACCTCAGAAAACGAATCGAAAGAATGGTCAACTGCGGGACGCCGCAAGGAGCGGCTCGGTTTCAGTATCGACACGGCTCGGACAGCAGTCCACACGGCGATACGCATCTTAGAACGATCAAACAGTTTGCGCCAGGGGAACTGATCGATGGATTCGATAGAGTGGCCGATCGGCTGCTTTCGGTTATCGAATCCGAAGCATCGTTCCGTCGGCCGGTGACAGCTGCGATCGACATCACGACTATCCCCTATTACGGGGATGTCGAAGGGATGTCGATGGTCAGCGGTACGAAGGATAGAGACAGTCGGGCCTTCAAGTTCGCAACGCTCTCGATCATCGGACAGAATATCCCGCTCGTTCTTGCCGTGGAACCGGTTCGAGAAAGTTCTGGATGGGACGACAACCCGTCGAATCAGATCCATCGTACTGTTCGGCGACTCGTTCGACGAGCGAAAAGACACGTTCCGATCGAGACAGTACTCTGTGACCGAGAGTTCGATTCGATACAAGTGTTCCAGACGCTCTCAAACCTCGATGTGAATTACCTCATTCCCAAGCGGATCTCCAGCTCTGAACGGGATATACTCAAACAAATGGAGGAAGACGACCAAGAGGTGGCTGTTGAGTCGGCTTCTGTCCATGTGGAATCTGGATCGCATCCAATGCGGCTCCTGTACGTGCCGTCGACGAGTGGAGAGGGAACGGCCGTCTTCGCGACGAATCTTCGAATCGGTCCCGAGGAAGCCGAGACATTCTGTCAGCGCTACAGCCGCCGGTGGCAGATCGAGAGTGGGTACAAATCGATCAAAGGTGATTTTCTCGCGAAGACCTCCTCGAAAGACTACCGTGTTCGCCTGTTCTACTTCGTGTTCGCGGTCCTCTTGTACAATATCTGGCGGCTGACCGACTTCCTGCTGAAAGCAGGTGTCGACGGGGAAATGGACTACGCGCCTGTGATTGCTGCGGGTGAGTGTGTTGAGCTCGTTGCCTCGGCGTTGATCCCGCACGACTAATCGGCTGAGCTCTCGCTGGGTCCGCCGCTCAAGAGTGACAACCGTATTCAGCAGCGCTAAAATCCACACAATTTCGTACGCTCGTCCGGTAGTTCGAGAGTAAGGATTCAAAATCGATCCCCGACTGCTGAGAATCACCACGACTTGATGGCGATTCGATCCAAAACTAGCCTATCCTCCGAAACTGTGAACTTCCACACTGCGACAGAAGTTGAGACTGGTCGTCTCAATGCATACGGATCTGACACTGATTTCTTTGTACAGGATCTCTCGATCAGCCGAACCCGTGACTTAATTTGAGCGCGTCGTCGATCTCGGCCATTGTCGAGTCGTCGAGACTGCCAGCCACCGAATGGATTCGGTTCTCGACAGACACGACTCGAATTTGGTCAAGCCGCACGGAGGGGCTTTTTTCAAACAGTGAGTCCGACGCTTCCACAAGTAACGCCAATCAACCCGTCAAGAAGCGAGAACGATGATACCCGACCGAGGACTTCTTCCGTCCGACATACTACGGTCGGTAGCGGCCGAAGCTCACAATAGACACTGGATATTGAACGGAGCAGATAAAACGATATCAACACCCAGGAGTTTACGTGATGAGAATAAACGGATCGCGCTCGCGGTTGTAGTCGGCGACGTCTCCGGCGACCGCCTCGATGAGTCGGCGATGAACTTCTCTGGCTGCTCGTCCCTCGTCTGGGCTCAAGTAGTGGAGCCCGCCCAGCTCCGTCCAGAAATCACCGTCAAGCCAAAACAGTGTCTCATCGTTCGACTGGTGGACGATGTCGCCGTTATCGGTCAGTCCCTCGGTGTCGAGTTGGCGACCCGAGAGCTGGGCGCGTGCCAGCACCGCCACAAGTTGCCGGCGTGAAATGGATGCATGAACAGCAACATCGTCGATCAAACTCCCGAAGTAGGCTTCGACAGTATCAATCGTTTGGGAGAACTCATCAAGCGTAACGGAATCTAACGGTATTGTATCTCTTGGTACTTCTCGAGTTTCCCAAGATCGAGAGCCGCTAAGCAATACGTCAGATGCAAGGTTGACTTCAATACTATCCGCCGTTCGACAGTACTGTGTTCTATCCCTGCTCTCGTTCGCAGTGACCTCTTCTAAATACATATTCTCAGAGAGTTCCTTCACACGTCTGTAACAGGTGGCAATCGGGATATCTAGCTCTTGACTCAGCCAGCTAACTGATCGCGGTTCCTTCGCCGCCCGCAGTATATCTACGCTGTATTTCCGCCCGAGTACCGCAACTGCTTCCGTCGACATCTTGTTACCACGATTGATTCTCAAGGCTGAATAGCTGTACCCTATATTTATCGATCTAATTCTATTAGGGCCGATATGAAATGGTTCTCTAAGCGAAAACATAATAGAGCGGAACAACAACATCGGATGTATGAGCGATGGAGACGCGTACACGGAACATACCCCCGCGGGACTTCTCGAATTGTCTTCGGAACTGAATCAAGCTGGTTCTATTGAGGACGTCTCTGTCGTTGCGGTCCGAATGTTGGATCTCAATTTTGATGCGCCTCTTTCGGCGATCTGGGAATACGATGAGGAGGGAAACGAACTCCGCCCAATCGCCGAATCAACTGAGGCACAAGAGGTGATCGGCGATGCACCTATCCTTCCACTCGATTCTCTCGCCGGGCGTGTGTACAGACAGAACCGTCCGGAAGCGTTCGACGATGTCCACGAGGCCGACGGCACGTATAATTCAGACACCCCGATTCGGAGCGAAATTCTTGTTCCAATTTCAGATTTCGGCGTCTTGAGTGTCGGAGCTACTGAAGTAGATGCCTTTACTCAGAAAGACGCAGAACTGGCGAAACTCGTCGCCTCGAATCTCGAACCTGCAATTTCACGAATCCGACACCTCGAGGAGCTACAGGCTGAGCGTGATTGGACACACACGTTGTTTGAAGGCTCCAACGATGCCATTTTCATTAGTGATTCAGACGCGAATTTCGTCCAAGTGAATCAGGCTGCTTGCGAGTTAACTGGCTATGAGCGAGAGGAACTCCTCTCGATGCGTATTCCCGATCTTCACGAAGAGGTCGACTTACATGCCTATCAGGATTACCACGACCAAATTTTAGCTGGCGAACCAGCAACCACTGAAGCGAAACTGCTTCGGAGCGACGACAGTAAAATTGATGTGGAGTTCTCGAACCGTCGGATCGAGCGCGATGGGACGGCCTATATGCATACCGTTGCGAGAGATGTGACGGAACAGCGGGAACGCCGACGTCGTCTGGAGTCATTTCAATCAGCTATCGAGAACGCGAGTGATGGGATTGCTATTTTGGAGAACGAGGAGTACACGTACGTTGATCAAACGCATGCCGACATATACGGGTTCGAGGACAAAAACGAGTTACTCGGGCAGACCTGGCATGAGTTGTACACCGATCCCGTCGAGGTCGAGCACATAGAGGATGAGGCGCTTTCAGCCCTCTGGTCCGATGGAGAGTGGAGAGGTACTGTAACTGCATCTCCAGAAGGCAAGGGAGAATTTCCGACCGAACTATCGCTGACACGCTTGGAAGACGATCGAATCGTCTGTGTTGTCCGTGACGTGTCTGAAAAATATCGGCGTCAAGCGGAACTTCGGGAGAACGAGCGGCGCTTCGAGTCGGTGTTCGAAGATCCTGAGATGCTGGTCGGATTACTGGAAACCACTGGTGAAGTGATCAATGTGAATGAAACAGCCCTGGAGTACGTTTCGCACGCTAAAGATGAGCTGTTGGGGGAACCGATCTGGGAAGGAGACTGGTGGTCGCATTCAAAGACTCTGCAGGACGATCTAAAAGACTGGATCGAACGAGCGGCTGCTGGCGAGTACGTCAGTTTCCAGGCTGAACATCTGGATCAGGACGGTAATATGCGGTTCTTTACCGGGACTATCCGCCCTGTTACAGGGGAATCAGGCGTCGAATCGCTCGTTATTTCCAGTCGGGATATCACGCCCCGCGAGCAGCGCCGTCGCGAATTGGAGACGTTCCAACAGGCTGTCGAGGATGCGAAAGACGGCTTCGCCATCCTCGAAGATGGAGAATACACCTACATCGACGAGACACACGTGGATATGTATGGATTCGACGATACTGACCAACTCATCGGGAACTCCTGGCGGATGCTCTATGACGAAGATGAGGTAGAGCGTCTTGAGTCGGAAGCCTTCCCTGTTCTTGAGTCGGAGGGGCACTGGCGGGGCAAAGTAACCGGATCCCAACCGGGCGGAACGACCTTCCCGGCCGAGATCTCTCTGACTATCATCGATGATGGTCCCCTCGTGTGTACTGTGCGCGATGAAACTGAAAGACAGCAACGGGAGCGTGAACTCGAACTCAAGGAGCAAGCGATTGACTCCTCGAATGTTGGGGTCATGATCACCGACCCACAGCGAGAAGACAACCCGATCGAGTACGTAAATAAAGGATTCACCGACATTACTGGCTACCAGGAGGACGACGCCTTAGGTCGTAATCCACGTTTCCTCCAGGGACCCGAGACAGACCCAGACGAAATATCGAAGCTTCGGGAGGCGATTGCGGCCGGTGAACCGGTAACAGTAGAACTGAAAAACTACCGAAAAGACGGAAGTGAATACTGGAATCGATTGTCTGTCACGCCAGTCACTGATGCAGATGGGACGCTTTCGAAGTTTATTGGCATACAGCAGGACGTAACAGGTCGGAGGCAACGGACTCGGAGCCTGGCAGAACAAAACCGGAAACTCGAATTGGTTCTTTCTGGAACGGACACTGGTATTGCAGAGTGGAGTCTTGAGACGGATCAGATATCATTCGACGACACGCTTGTCGATTTACTTGGCCATGATCCGGACAACTATGAAGAGTTCGTACAGATCGTCGCGCCGGAAGATCGGGACCGTGTTCGTGAGTCACTAGAACGAGTCGGCGAGACCAACGACTTGTCTGCGGATTTCAGAGTTATTGATGCCAACGAACAAACGCGATGGATACACACAGATGCTGTTCTGATACCCGATGACGAAACTGGAGAGAGACTTGTCGCGATTGCCACGGACATAACGGAGCAAAAACGACGGATTCGGCAGATTCAACAGGAGCGGAAGCGATTCGAGATCCTCTCGGAAAGTCTCGAGGAATACGCCTTTGTACTTCTCGATGACGATGGACAGATCGACAGCTGGAATGATGGAGCAGCCGACATCTTTGGATATGACGAAGAAGCTGCAATTGGTATGCCAGCAGCAGAGTTACACCCTGAACAGGATCAAAAACGTGGGATTGCTGATCGGTTACTAAAACAGGCATCACTCGCAGGAGAAAGTACTCACGAAGGACAGCGAGTCCGTCAGGATGGATCGTCGTTTCCTGCAGAAGTCTCATACGTCCCGCTTCAAACTGAAGATGGAGTGTTCCTGGGATACGGGATGGTCATCAGAGATCTTACTAACCAGCGTCAACAGCGGCGTAGAACAGAGCGGTTCGTTGAGGAATCAGTCGACGTCGTGTCTATCTTAGATCGCGACGGGTGTTTCACCTATCTTAGTGGCTCTGCTGAACGGGTTCTCGGATATGATCCAACTCAGCTAAATCAAGAGAGTGTCTTTGATATTATCCATCCTGAGGATCGGGAACGTGTAATGGAAGCGTTTTTCGCCGCCGTGGAGGATTCCGATTCAAGCGTTCAGCTAGAGTTCCAAGCAATGGATGCGGATGAGGAGTGGATTACTGTAGAAGCACGTGGACGGAATCTCTTTGATGATGAAGCAATTGGTGGGTTTCTGTTATATATACGTGACATCAGTAATATAAAAGAACAGACGAAAAAATTCGAATCCGTATTCAATCAAACGTTCCAATTGACGGGACTGCTGACCCAGAGTGGTGAAATCCTCGAGCTAAACGACCCCCTCACGGAGTTCGGCGGCACAGGTGTCGAAGAGAGCAGAGGCACACCACTCTGGGAGTGTCCTCTGTTCGCGCATTCGTCTGAAGTGCAAACTCAAATCAGACAAGCAGTTACTGAAGCATCTTCGGGTTCATTCGTTCGGTTCAACGTGGAAGCAGAAGGCGTTGATGGACTCGCCAGCTTCGACTTCTCGGTCAAGCCGATCTCAAGCCAGCGCGGGGAGCTTAGCTTCCTGGTATTCGAGGCACGAGATGTTACAGCTCAGGAGCAGCGTCGGCGACACGTCCAGGTCTTACACCGGATTATGCGGCACAATATCCGAAATGATCTGACGAAACTGAGAGGGTATGTCGATCTGCTTGCGTCGGACACAGAGACAGACACTCGTGAACAGCGCGCTGCGACGATCCGAGACATTCTCGACAAGTGGGAAAGAATGGCAAACAAGACCCAAGAGCTCCAGAATATACTCACGAGCGAGAGCGCTCTCGCTTCCCACCAGAGTGCTCAGCAAATAGCTGAGGATATTCAAGCGAAAAAAGAAGACGAGCATGCTAATGCGAATATTACTATCACAGCCGACCACGATATAGAACCACAAATACCGAGTAACCTTGAGAAGGCGATTTCTGAGCTCGTTGAGAACGCCATCACAGCGAACGATACTGAGCATCCATCCGTACAGATCAGTGTCTCGCAACCCGATGAACGGTGGGTAGAGGTTTGTGTGTCCGATACTGGGCCTGGACTCCCGGAAATGGAGAAAAATCTCCTCGAAACTGGCGAAGAAACACCGCTAAGTCACGGTCAGGGGCTCGGATTGTGGATGGTGCGGGCACTGGTGACTCGTGCTGGGGGATCGATTTCAGTCGACACCTCGGGCGATGGGAGTGAGATCAGACTGGAAGTCCCCACCCAACCGGCTCGAGAGGACTCACAAAAACCGGGCATCGTGTCGTAAACTATGACCCAAAACGGAAACACAAAAATCCTGGTCGTCGAGGATGACCAGAGTTTGGCTGAGCTGTATGCAGAGTGGCTCTCAGACCGTTATGTTGTCGAAACCGCGTACTCTGGCGAAGAAGCCTTAGAAGCGTTTGATGCGACTGTCGATATCGTCCTTCTGGATCGGATGATGCCTGGGTTATCCGGCGGAGAGGTTCTTACGCGACTCAGACAATATGAGTCGAACTGCCAGGTGGTTATCGTCTCTGCGGTGACACCGGACTTCGATATCGTCAAAATGGGATTCGATGCGTATCTCGAAAAGCCCGTTGAAGCTGACGACCTCGAAGACGTTATCTCCCAGATGCTCACTCGAGCCGAGTACAACGAAGATCTGCAAGAGCTGTTCTCGCTGATAGAACGCCAATCGACCTTGGAAGCGGTCATGGACCCAGATACCCTCGAAACGAGCCCGAAATACCAGGCACTCACGGACCAAATCACAGAACTCGAGGATAAAGTCGAACGGTACCTCCAGAACCTGCCAGACAGGGATTTTCGAGTGGCTATTGAGCGCCTGCAACGAACAGCAGCAGAGCGCAGGGAACAGCAGCAGTACCAGTCCCTCACTGAAGACGTCCTGGACACATCAGAGGAAGGGATCGTTGTAGTAGATCGCGACGGACTGGTGGTGTGGGCAAACGAAACTACGGAAGATTTACTCGGAGTTGACAGAGACGATATCCAAGGGGCTGACTACAGTCGCATTGCTTCTGAATCGTACAAGGAATATCCCTCAGGTGAGCAAACACTGTCTGACCTCGTAACTCATTCTCTAGAGAATATGAATTCCGAAGTCGAAGCCGTCGTCCGTATCCCTGAAACGGCTTCGAAAGAGCAGCAGTGGTTGGAGTACTGGAGCGGACCGATCGAAACTGGTCTTTATGCCGGTGGGCGGATTGAACACTACCACAATATTACTGAGAGGTACGCGTATGAACAACAGCTTGAGGATCTGCATGCGGTTTCTCGCGATCTAATGACAGCGGACTCGGAACGTAGCATCGGCGAGACCGTGACAACTGCCGCAGTCGGGGAACTCGGATTCGAGTTTGCTGCGATATATACACGAGAAGAGCACACGGGACGCTTGATCCCACTCGCACACGCATCCACGGAGGATATTACTGAAATCGAACTTCCTTCCATCTCTGAAGGAGACACACCAGTCTGGACAGCCTACGTGACTCGAACAGAACAGTTGAGTCCCGAAGACGAAGACGTTACACATACCCAGTCGAGCCAGTGGTTGGCAGAGGAGTTCTCGTCGTGGCGACTCTACTCACTAGAATCAGAGGGGGTTCTGTTGGTGGGTATGACCACAACGCCAGAGATTCCCTCGAGAAAGAACAAATTGGCAAAGACGTTAGCAGCGAACGCAGCAAGCGCATTCGAACGAACAGCCCAAGAGGCGGCCCTTCGGGAACGTGACCAGCGATTAAACGAGCAAAACGAACGGCTGACACGACTGGATCGCATCAACACACTGATACGGTCGATAAGTGCCACGGTTATCAGTGCAAATACACGAGAAGAACTGGAGCAAGAGGTCTGTAATGCTTTAGCTCATCTGAATCTGATTAGCGGGGCGTGGATCGGTAAAAAAGATATTAATACGAATACGATCGAGGTCAGAGCCAAAACGGAGTCGCTCCAATATCAAAAAGTGGGGGCGAACGACACTCCAGCAGATGACAATACCCAACGGAATCACTCTAAATTGCCACCTGCTGAACGGGCATACAAGATTGAAGGTTCGGTCGTGGAGAACGACTTAATGACCGCTCGCTCCGAAACGGAGTGGGAACAAGACGCACTGAAAAATGGCACCAACTCGATTGTGGCTGTACCACTACAGAGCGAGGCTTCGATCCTTGGCGTATTAGAAGTCCACTCCAAACTGCCAAACGCCTTCGCTGAAGAAGAGGTGACAGCCCTCACAGAGCTCGGTCAAATAATAGGTCACGGGATATCAGCACTCCGGCAAAAGGCGGCGCTTCTATCCGGTGGGGGCACAATTCTCGAAATCCAGTTCGAGGACGATACTGGCCTTGCAACTCTTGTTTCGGATATGGAGACGGATCTCGAAGTGTTGAATGTAGTGACTGAGAGTCCAGATCACCTCCTGTTCGCGCGAGTGACCGGTGAAAACGTGACCCCCGAGGCGTTCGAAGCCGCTGGTTTCGATCCAGAGACGGTCATTTTGAGCGACTCTCGAAATGGTATCTACTGTAAAGTCCCGGTGCGGAACAGCAGCTTTTGCGAGAAACTGACCGACCAAGGAGTTGCGATAAATCAAATCACAAACGCTTCCGAGTCCAACGAGATCGTGGTTTCAGTAACCGTGCCATTCACCGTCGACGTCGGGGAATATCTGAGTTCACTCCGGGAAGACTACACTGATCTCACCCTGTTATCCAAACTGGATAGTGAGCGAGGAGAAACTAATACCTCTCTCTCAGCACGTCTTGATGGAGCTCTTACCGCCCGGCAAGAAGAAGTCTTACAGACGGCGCTCTACGCAGGGTATTTTAATTGGCCGCGGGATGCCGATTCGACGTCGATTGCCAAGACTCTCGATATCGCACAGTCAACGTTCAACCAACATCTTCGAGCTGCTGAGTCTAATCTGCTGACGACTCTCTATCAGGATTCAACCGAGCCGTGACCTGCCTCAGTATCACGTTCTACAGTACTCGGGCTGTCCTGCTTATCGACATTCGGAAAACTGGTTCCAAATAGTGGGCCTTTCCATATAGGCATTAAACTTGGCAACCCGATATTAGAGGGTAGAAGACGTTTTATTGTAGAATAGATGTATTCTGTATGGCCGAAAGCTCTTCGCACCGAGAGTCCAGACCCGAAGGATGGAGTACGGATTCGCTCATTATCCGGGAATTTGACAGGCCCGTTTGTGTCTCGGAGGCGGTCATTGAGACGCTTATGGAAGCTGTCGAATACTGGCCGGACTTCAATAGATCTCCTCCAGTATTCGAATTCGTGGATGCAGACAAGTTAGATGGCTTGTTCAAAACGCGTGCAGTCGACGAGACCAGCCATATGCCCTCTGTGGAGTTTCTCTTTCAGCACGCCCTTGTGACGGTTCTGTATGGATCAACAGTGCGTGTCATCGTCGAACGAGATGCGTGAGTGAGAATAGATGACCCATTCCAGTACCGTTCTGATCGTCGAAGACGAAGAGAATCTCGCTGACTTGTTTGGCATTTGGCTACAGGAGCAGTTCGAGGTTCATGTGGCCTATTCCGGGGAAGATGCACTGGAAATCTTCGCTGAGGAACCGATTGATATTGTCCTTTTAGATCGTCGAATGCCGGGCCTCTCTGGCACGGAGGTGCTACAATCAATTCGTGAAGGCGGCGATGCCCAGCAGGTGATCATGGTAACAGCTGTTCAGCCAACGGAAGACCTAGCGTCCATCGATGTGGATGACTATCTTCTCAAACCAATCGACCGGACAAAGCTTCTTCGAGCTGTGGAAGCTGCAGAGCTGATTCTAACATACGAAGATTCACTCACAGAGCTTCTCTCACTCACCGCGAGGAAAGCCACGTTAGAAGCGAACCTTGACAAAACAGAGCTGGAAAAGGACGATCGATACGGCGATCTCCTCCAGAGAATACGGGAGTTGGAGGAGGAAGCTGATACGACACTTCAGCGTCTCGAAACAGATTATCAGATCGATATGCTGGTCAGAGACCAGCGTATCGGATCCCAACCTGTAGAGCAGTTCTGATATGGTGCGAGGAGCCGTGGCATCCACTAATTGTGCTCCCAGCAGCAGTATCGAAGTACTCGCAGAAAATAAATATCCGCTGCTCATCGGATTGGTCTTCGTACGAGCTATAGATGCGAGTCTCACGTACTATGGGCTAAGCATCGGACTGCGAGAAGCCAATCCGATTGTCGTACTTATTGTTGAGACTCTCGGAATCATCCCCGGCCTATTCTTTCTCTCGTCGGTGTCACTAGTGTTATTATTCTTTCTTGGTGAATACCTGCTTCCCTGGGTCGCACAATCGAGACATAATATCGATCTGTGGAGCAATGTAGCATACCTTTCAGTTTTGGTCGTATGGAGCGCTGTGTCGCTTCATAATATGGTACTCATTTGGATATGAGATTGATCGAGTTTGTCGGTTTATTATTATATGTTTCAATTGTGTTAATTAGATCATTTGCTATGCTGCTTTCTCTGCTTTAATTTCTGTAATGAAGGTCCAAACCCTCATTTTATAAACGGTTTAGGAGGATGCCTTAGCCCTGCGGCAATTCACGGATTAAAACTGGATAGAGTATTGGCACTTATTAGCAGAGGCAATCTACGAGTTACACTATACATGACATCCTCCGCGCCGTGAACGGCGCGGTTTCCCAAGCGTTGGGATATTATGGTTCGCGGGACGCCCACTCTTGTGGGGCGACTTGCCCCGTGGATTTGTCGAACAGGCGCACCGCTGGCTGTGCCATCCAGCCGTTATCCCTATCTCCCCCGTCACAGACGAGATTCGGGAGTACCTTCTGTCGGATGTTCTCGGCTCCGTTCACGTCGGCGTTGGCGACCACCCCGCACTCGTCGCAGACGTACAGCCCACGTTCGACGCGCTGGCTGTCGTCGGTCGTCCCACAGGATGCACACGATTTGGACGTGCCGCGCTCGTCCACGAGCTCGACGCTGATGCCGCGCTCGGCGGCTTTGTATTCCAGCATCTCGATGAAGCGGTCGAACGCCCATCCGTGCAGGTCCAGATTGCCGTGGTCGCCCCAATCGGCGTCCTCGCGGATACCAGAGAGGTCTCCCACGGCAATCGTCCCGACGTTGCGGGCCGCACACTCAGCTACCACATCCTTCGAGACGGCGTCCAAGAAGTGGTCACGCCGCCCCCGGCGCTTCCGGTCTAGTCGTTGCGCTTTGTGGGAGTCGCTGTCGTCGCACGTCGCTCGCTCCTTCTGGAAGTAGTAGTCGTCCTCTTTGAGTGCGCCGCCGGGGTACAGCAGGGCCTCGTCTCCGACCGCGACGGCGGCAAAGTTGCAGATGCCGAGGTCGATACCTGCCACCCGGTCGCCGGGAGGGTCCGGGTCGCCAGTGTCGACGCGACAGACGATGTGCAACTCCCACTCCTTACCGGTCCAGACCGCCCGGACCTGCTGGACGTGCTGTACGTCCACATCCGGGTCGGTGGCGTACTCGCAGAGAACGAAGTCCGACCACGACTTTTTGAGATTCGCTCCTTTCGAGAGTCGAATCCTGTTGTGGTCGGGATCGTGTTTGAAACCGTCCTCTTTGAACGTGACCGTCGAGCGGGGATGCTCGTCGCCCTGCTTGCGGTAGCCGGGTGGGTTCGCGTCCCCGTTGCCCTTTTGACGGTGGGCGTACCACGAGTCGAACGCTTCAGCCAATTCTTCGAGAATTGCCTGACTGGATTGAGCGTTCAAATCCGCGTAGCGTTCGTGACTCTTGAGGTACGCTTTGAGCGTGCCGTGGTCTGGAATCGTGCCGGTTTCACTCCAGATACAGTCGCAGGTCCACCGGGCGACGTTCCAGAGTTTCGAGGCGGCGAACCCAAGCGAATTGAGGTCGTCGCGCACCTGCTGGTGGTTGCGAATGGACGCAACGTAGGTGCGCGTGACCAGATTCGCCATACATAGCCTGTGTCGGAGTGGCTACATAATGGCGTGCCAACCGGAGTGAAAGTGGAATATCCGGCCCGACAGACCCGCGTGGACTGTGGCACCGGGCTTACGCGATTCACGCCCGGCGTGAACGCCGGGATTCTCTCGCTGTTAGAAGATAGATAGTAAGGCCAATACTTAGACGTTGACAATATTGATCAGGTATATCTATTGGGTTCAGAATTATGTTCTTCGTCAATAATAATCGAACCGGATACCTCTCAAACTGGTATCCAGCGAAGCGTCAGAGGCACACCCACCCCACCCCACCCTTCACCCCCGTTTAATTAAATATAACACGCGTTTTGAGTTCGTTCTACTTTCTATAGACTGATGCCCTACACCAGTCAGTCCTGTCGGACTGTGTTTCGACGGATCGCCCAACGACAATATAGTGAGTGGCCGGCGTACAATTCGACACCACTGTACGATCGAACGTCGCTCGCTGGACTGGAATCTGATATCCGGACAGTCTCAGAGACGTGCTTCGATCACGATAGTCACGACTCTATCGAGGAGTTCGTCTGTACACTCCCGCTAGCCTACTTTCGATTTAGCGCCCATGATCAGTATGCGGGGTCGACACGCTACCAGATGGCCACTCTCTTCCGGGTGTTCGTCCTGCAAGAATGCCACGGGTGGGAGCACGAAACCGCACTCGTTGGCTACCTCAGGAACCACCCTGAACTCCGCGATAAACTGGGGTTCGAGACGATCCCGTACCAATCGACACTGTGGCGAAGCTGGCACGAGCGGTTCACCCCTGACCTCCGAGAGACTGTCGAGACAGCGGCTCGAACGATTCTCATCAAAGCACAGAATGCAGGTGTCGCGGTTCCGCGTGAGCCGGCACGAAAGCTCCGATACCACGGGAACGAGTCTGGTGAGTCAGACC from Halorubrum salinarum harbors:
- a CDS encoding HalOD1 output domain-containing protein, yielding MAESSSHRESRPEGWSTDSLIIREFDRPVCVSEAVIETLMEAVEYWPDFNRSPPVFEFVDADKLDGLFKTRAVDETSHMPSVEFLFQHALVTVLYGSTVRVIVERDA
- a CDS encoding DUF5658 family protein → MVRGAVASTNCAPSSSIEVLAENKYPLLIGLVFVRAIDASLTYYGLSIGLREANPIVVLIVETLGIIPGLFFLSSVSLVLLFFLGEYLLPWVAQSRHNIDLWSNVAYLSVLVVWSAVSLHNMVLIWI
- a CDS encoding response regulator, with amino-acid sequence MTHSSTVLIVEDEENLADLFGIWLQEQFEVHVAYSGEDALEIFAEEPIDIVLLDRRMPGLSGTEVLQSIREGGDAQQVIMVTAVQPTEDLASIDVDDYLLKPIDRTKLLRAVEAAELILTYEDSLTELLSLTARKATLEANLDKTELEKDDRYGDLLQRIRELEEEADTTLQRLETDYQIDMLVRDQRIGSQPVEQF
- a CDS encoding RNA-guided endonuclease InsQ/TnpB family protein, with translation MANLVTRTYVASIRNHQQVRDDLNSLGFAASKLWNVARWTCDCIWSETGTIPDHGTLKAYLKSHERYADLNAQSSQAILEELAEAFDSWYAHRQKGNGDANPPGYRKQGDEHPRSTVTFKEDGFKHDPDHNRIRLSKGANLKKSWSDFVLCEYATDPDVDVQHVQQVRAVWTGKEWELHIVCRVDTGDPDPPGDRVAGIDLGICNFAAVAVGDEALLYPGGALKEDDYYFQKERATCDDSDSHKAQRLDRKRRGRRDHFLDAVSKDVVAECAARNVGTIAVGDLSGIREDADWGDHGNLDLHGWAFDRFIEMLEYKAAERGISVELVDERGTSKSCASCGTTDDSQRVERGLYVCDECGVVANADVNGAENIRQKVLPNLVCDGGDRDNGWMAQPAVRLFDKSTGQVAPQEWASREP